One Aciduliprofundum boonei T469 genomic region harbors:
- a CDS encoding phosphoglucomutase/phosphomannomutase alpha/beta/alpha domain I, translated as MQLFGTAGIRGITNRDITPELALKIAQAYGSVFSGDIAVARDTRYGAEMIERAVVSGLQSTGNRVHLLGILPLPIFARFVADFMDGGIIVTGSHTPPQIMGIVPVDELGRDIYWDKAREIEKIYNNGKEKTATWDRIEDTVFEDAVEHYMKFIERKAKNLSGFKIAVDPANGSGAGIIDRILENLGMDVYCIHCDRRHVPARPSEPRKETLQELRKISPNFDIGIGTDIDADRVLFASQGEIFSEDTIGAIFAKFFAKERMVTPINSSSLIEYVAKRSGFEVIYCPVGPPEIAEHILRYKASYGYEETGKYIFPPKTLWGDSILSTINLLKIIDSQGKSLKELASEFPRYYQIKDKIAVEREKKRKIVDKIGEFLERNMPPGAKNIVRVDGVKIIYEDSWLLIRASGTEDVIRIFSDAPSLEKAKKLVDYGKNLVKNFI; from the coding sequence ATGCAATTATTCGGCACTGCAGGCATAAGGGGGATAACAAATAGAGATATCACCCCCGAGCTCGCCTTGAAAATTGCCCAAGCATATGGCTCTGTATTCTCAGGAGATATAGCAGTTGCAAGGGACACAAGGTACGGAGCTGAGATGATTGAGCGTGCTGTGGTCTCAGGATTGCAGAGCACAGGAAATAGAGTGCATCTCTTAGGCATCTTACCATTGCCCATATTTGCAAGATTTGTAGCCGATTTTATGGACGGAGGTATAATCGTAACGGGCTCTCACACTCCACCTCAGATAATGGGCATAGTGCCGGTAGATGAACTTGGAAGGGATATTTACTGGGATAAGGCAAGAGAGATTGAAAAAATATACAATAATGGCAAGGAAAAAACTGCTACTTGGGATAGGATAGAAGATACAGTTTTTGAGGATGCAGTAGAGCACTATATGAAATTCATTGAGCGAAAGGCAAAGAACTTATCTGGATTCAAAATTGCTGTAGACCCTGCAAATGGTTCTGGAGCGGGGATAATTGATAGAATTCTTGAGAATTTAGGAATGGATGTTTATTGCATTCATTGTGATAGGAGGCATGTTCCTGCAAGACCATCCGAGCCGAGAAAAGAAACGCTGCAAGAATTAAGAAAAATATCACCAAATTTTGATATTGGAATTGGCACTGATATAGATGCTGACAGAGTTTTATTTGCCTCTCAAGGGGAGATATTTTCAGAGGACACAATAGGGGCCATATTCGCAAAATTCTTTGCGAAGGAGAGGATGGTTACGCCTATAAACTCATCCTCCCTAATTGAATATGTGGCAAAGAGAAGTGGATTTGAAGTCATATACTGCCCAGTGGGGCCTCCAGAGATAGCAGAGCATATCCTGCGTTATAAGGCCTCATACGGATACGAGGAGACAGGAAAATACATATTTCCCCCAAAAACACTGTGGGGCGATTCCATATTATCAACAATCAATCTCTTGAAAATAATTGACTCACAAGGAAAGAGTTTAAAAGAATTGGCAAGCGAGTTCCCCAGATATTACCAAATAAAAGATAAAATTGCTGTGGAGAGGGAGAAAAAGAGAAAAATTGTGGATAAAATAGGAGAGTTTCTTGAAAGAAATATGCCACCGGGTGCAAAAAATATAGTTAGAGTTGATGGCGTAAAGATAATTTACGAGGATTCTTGGCTCTTGATTCGCGCCTCTGGCACGGAGGATGTTATTCGCATATTTTCAGATGCACCAAGTTTGGAAAAAGCTAAAAAATTGGTAGATTATGGGAAAAATTTGGTTAAAAATTTCATTTAG
- a CDS encoding replication factor C small subunit, with protein sequence MEDVWVEKYRPKSLDEVVGQDEIVDRLKSYVKAKTMPHLLFAGPAGTGKTTCAIALARELFGENWRASFHELNASDERGIGIVRTKIKEYARTAAPNDVGFKIIFLDEADALTPDAQAALRRTMEMYSRTCRFILSCNYSSKIIEPIQSRCAVFRFTPLKSEDIKKRLKYIADSEGKKITEDALNAIVYISGGDMRKAINILQMSAAISDTIDEGVVYKATGLAKREDVEDVLKKALAGDFIEARNKLNKLLVELGLSGEDVIKQIHRVIYDLPIDDRLKVELLDKTGEIEFRIVEGANERIQLDALLAYFTLAGSK encoded by the coding sequence ATGGAAGATGTTTGGGTTGAGAAATACAGGCCCAAGAGCTTAGATGAAGTTGTTGGGCAGGATGAGATTGTTGATAGATTGAAATCCTATGTTAAGGCAAAGACCATGCCGCATCTCCTTTTTGCAGGTCCAGCTGGTACGGGAAAAACCACATGCGCAATTGCCCTTGCAAGAGAATTGTTTGGGGAGAATTGGAGAGCGAGTTTTCATGAGTTGAATGCAAGTGACGAGCGTGGTATAGGAATAGTGCGTACAAAAATCAAAGAGTATGCAAGAACCGCAGCTCCAAATGATGTTGGCTTCAAAATAATATTCTTGGATGAGGCGGATGCTCTCACTCCAGATGCACAGGCAGCTCTCCGCCGCACCATGGAGATGTATTCTCGTACCTGCAGGTTCATATTATCCTGTAATTATTCATCCAAAATAATAGAGCCCATACAGTCAAGATGTGCCGTGTTCCGTTTCACTCCTCTTAAATCGGAGGACATAAAGAAGAGATTAAAGTACATAGCGGATAGCGAAGGAAAGAAAATAACGGAAGATGCCCTCAATGCCATAGTTTATATTTCCGGTGGAGATATGAGAAAGGCCATAAATATACTTCAAATGTCTGCAGCAATATCAGATACCATCGATGAAGGAGTAGTTTACAAGGCTACAGGTCTAGCTAAGAGAGAGGATGTTGAAGATGTTCTTAAAAAAGCCCTTGCAGGGGATTTTATAGAGGCAAGGAATAAATTGAATAAGCTGCTAGTGGAGCTTGGTCTCTCGGGAGAGGATGTTATAAAACAGATTCATCGTGTTATTTACGATTTACCCATAGATGATAGATTGAAAGTTGAACTCTTGGATAAAACTGGGGAGATAGAGTTCAGAATAGTTGAAGGAGCTAACGAAAGAATCCAATTGGACGCGCTGCTTGCCTATTTCACCCTTGCTGGCTCTAAATGA